The Phycisphaeraceae bacterium genome has a window encoding:
- the flgC gene encoding flagellar basal body rod protein FlgC encodes MYGSLDISTSALVAQRTRLNVISANIANREVLVNAQGQYAPYQRRIALLASGDPASGRAEGVHVADIVTDDTLLFRYEPDSRFANADGYVGYPNVDPVKEMVNAMEASRSYEANIAAIEATKSMINAALEVIA; translated from the coding sequence ATGTACGGCTCGCTTGACATCTCCACTTCCGCGCTGGTGGCGCAGCGGACGCGGTTGAACGTCATCTCCGCCAACATCGCCAACCGCGAGGTGCTGGTCAACGCCCAGGGCCAGTACGCGCCGTATCAGCGGCGCATCGCGCTGCTCGCGTCAGGCGACCCGGCGTCGGGCCGGGCGGAGGGCGTCCACGTGGCCGACATCGTCACGGATGACACGCTGCTCTTCCGCTACGAGCCGGACTCGCGGTTCGCCAATGCCGACGGCTACGTGGGGTATCCGAACGTCGATCCCGTCAAGGAGATGGTGAACGCCATGGAGGCCTCGCGATCCTACGAGGCGAACATTGCGGCGATCGAGGCCACCAAGTCGATGATCAACGCAGCGCTGGAGGTCATCGCGTAA
- a CDS encoding FliI/YscN family ATPase gives MTLLSAAIDTLDSIQPRELCGTVAAVRGLTILVDDLPLPVGALVRFESPGRCMHEAAHEALRGEVVGFDGARCIVMLFGHSTGIAPGMRVIGEQSAQTVGVGDAMLGRVLDGFARPIDHGPPLLDLMLRPLQPRATQAMRRSRIRDPLPTGLRAVDGFLTIGRGQRMGIFSAAGVGKSTLMGQIARGSTADVNVIALIGERGREVREFIEESLGPRGLIRSVVVVATGDESPLMRVRAALTASTIAEHFRDEGRHVLLMMDSVTRFAQAQRQIGLTVGEPPATRGFTPSVFASLPVLLERAGAVEGGGSITGFYAVLVEGDDLDEPVSDTVRGVLDGHMVLSRRLASQGHFPPIDLLSSISRLATDVCDRHHVESRRTLLRLLSAYAENEELITIGAYARGSNAECDAAIALRPRLLQFLRQGVEERADYPATCRTMIELCGAAEQLLSRPATGASGVAASAQPASVNGAARRGR, from the coding sequence ATGACCCTGTTGTCCGCGGCCATCGACACGCTGGACTCCATCCAGCCGCGTGAGCTGTGCGGCACGGTGGCTGCGGTGCGGGGGTTGACGATCCTGGTGGACGATCTTCCCCTGCCGGTGGGCGCGCTGGTGCGTTTCGAGTCGCCGGGCAGGTGCATGCACGAGGCGGCTCACGAAGCCCTTCGTGGTGAGGTGGTGGGGTTCGACGGTGCTCGATGCATCGTCATGCTGTTCGGACACAGCACCGGCATCGCGCCGGGCATGCGCGTGATCGGCGAGCAGTCCGCCCAGACGGTGGGGGTGGGCGACGCCATGCTGGGGCGTGTTCTCGACGGGTTCGCGCGGCCCATCGACCACGGGCCGCCCCTGCTGGACCTGATGCTCCGTCCCCTGCAGCCGCGCGCCACGCAGGCGATGCGTCGATCAAGAATCCGCGATCCGCTGCCCACGGGGCTTCGGGCCGTGGATGGATTCCTCACCATCGGTCGCGGCCAGCGCATGGGCATCTTCTCGGCGGCGGGTGTGGGCAAATCAACCCTGATGGGGCAGATCGCCCGCGGATCGACCGCCGACGTGAACGTGATCGCCCTGATCGGCGAGCGCGGGCGCGAGGTGCGCGAGTTCATCGAGGAATCGCTGGGACCGCGGGGGCTGATCCGTTCGGTGGTGGTGGTGGCGACGGGGGACGAGTCCCCTCTCATGCGCGTGCGGGCCGCCTTGACCGCCTCCACGATCGCCGAGCACTTCCGCGACGAGGGGCGTCACGTGCTCCTGATGATGGACTCGGTGACGCGCTTTGCGCAGGCGCAGCGCCAGATCGGGTTGACCGTGGGTGAGCCGCCCGCGACGCGCGGGTTCACTCCGTCCGTCTTCGCCTCGCTGCCGGTTCTGCTGGAGCGGGCCGGGGCGGTGGAGGGCGGCGGGTCGATCACCGGCTTCTACGCCGTCCTGGTGGAAGGCGATGATCTCGACGAACCGGTCTCGGACACGGTGCGGGGCGTGCTGGACGGGCACATGGTGCTGTCGAGGCGGCTCGCCTCGCAGGGGCACTTTCCCCCGATCGATCTGCTCTCGTCCATCTCCCGTCTGGCGACGGACGTGTGCGACCGGCATCACGTCGAATCACGGCGCACCCTGCTTCGCCTGCTGTCGGCCTACGCCGAGAACGAGGAGCTCATCACCATCGGCGCCTATGCGCGGGGATCGAACGCTGAATGCGACGCGGCGATCGCCCTGCGCCCCCGGTTGCTGCAATTCCTGCGGCAGGGGGTGGAGGAGCGGGCGGACTACCCCGCCACCTGCCGAACCATGATCGAACTGTGCGGCGCCGCCGAGCAGTTGCTGTCGAGGCCCGCGACCGGTGCGTCCGGAGTCGCCGCATCGGCCCAGCCCGCTTCGGTCAACGGAGCCGCCCGACGTGGACGATGA
- a CDS encoding flagellar hook-length control protein FliK, translating to MPTNASSSADAQSGDGEADTTGHREASPRPGAATGGVIAGSEPARDAAAVTRAVLVNAAIDLARGDGSPNTALSSGATEAASAGMLRAVGGLTPALTPAAVEGANADGRVVAADPFASPVVRGLQTMVHHRGGVMTMRLDPPELGALRVQVSIVGGSVSARFDAQSLAAQQLLHRHMPTLRSALESQGLNVERLTVTGPTAPGMSEASHRSGGDPARSDDGRSPRHDASQGESRGRRDQRQPSADNHQPSARNQ from the coding sequence ATGCCGACGAACGCGAGTTCGTCGGCGGACGCCCAGTCAGGAGATGGTGAGGCCGACACGACCGGGCATCGCGAGGCGAGCCCCCGGCCGGGGGCGGCGACGGGGGGCGTCATCGCGGGTTCCGAGCCCGCCCGTGATGCCGCCGCCGTGACCCGGGCTGTGCTGGTCAACGCGGCCATTGATCTGGCGCGGGGCGACGGTTCGCCGAACACCGCCTTGTCGAGCGGCGCGACGGAGGCGGCGTCCGCCGGGATGCTGCGTGCCGTGGGCGGGTTGACCCCGGCGCTCACTCCGGCCGCCGTGGAAGGCGCGAATGCCGACGGTCGCGTGGTCGCCGCCGATCCCTTCGCCTCGCCGGTCGTACGGGGACTTCAGACCATGGTGCATCATCGCGGCGGCGTGATGACCATGCGGCTTGATCCGCCGGAGCTCGGGGCCTTGCGCGTGCAGGTGTCGATCGTCGGCGGATCGGTCAGCGCGCGGTTCGACGCCCAGTCGCTCGCGGCCCAGCAGCTGCTCCACAGGCACATGCCGACCCTTCGCAGCGCACTGGAGAGCCAGGGGCTGAACGTCGAGCGTCTGACCGTCACCGGCCCGACCGCGCCAGGCATGAGCGAGGCGTCGCATCGGTCGGGCGGCGATCCCGCGCGATCCGATGACGGACGATCGCCGCGACACGACGCCTCGCAGGGCGAAAGCCGCGGACGGCGCGACCAGAGGCAGCCATCCGCCGACAATCATCAGCCATCGGCCAGGAACCAGTAA
- the fliG gene encoding flagellar motor switch protein FliG translates to MSASASASIKSAKDLDGIVKAAILLVNLDPDVASSMLRNLPTPFVEDVTRALASLGEVPAQVCSEVVEEFYSIRLAQQHAQMGGLEYAKSLLQKSLDPKTAEKVISQIQRQVQKTPFSFLQKAESENLLTFIQDEHPQTIALIVSYLPHHRAAEILGGLPSQKQIEVVRRIANMERANPEIIREVEGGLESRLASMLGQASDKVGGIPTVAEVLNLCDRATEKSIMEGIETEDPELVEEIRRLMFVFEDILMVNDKGIQTVLKEVDNDELALALKTASEELRQKVFANMSSRAADLIREEMEYMGPVRVSDVEAAQQRIVDIVRRLEDSGDIIIAGRGGEKDLIV, encoded by the coding sequence ATGTCGGCATCGGCATCAGCATCCATCAAGAGCGCCAAGGATCTCGACGGCATCGTCAAGGCGGCGATCCTGCTCGTCAACCTCGACCCGGACGTGGCCAGTTCGATGCTGCGCAACCTGCCCACGCCGTTCGTCGAGGACGTCACGCGCGCCCTGGCCTCGCTGGGCGAGGTTCCCGCCCAGGTCTGCTCCGAGGTCGTGGAGGAGTTCTATTCGATCCGGCTGGCACAGCAGCACGCGCAGATGGGCGGGTTGGAATACGCCAAGTCGCTGCTGCAGAAGTCGCTCGACCCCAAGACCGCCGAAAAGGTCATCTCGCAGATTCAGCGCCAGGTGCAGAAGACGCCCTTCTCGTTTCTCCAGAAGGCGGAAAGCGAGAACCTGCTCACGTTCATCCAGGACGAACACCCTCAGACCATCGCGCTCATCGTGAGCTACCTGCCGCATCACCGGGCGGCGGAGATCCTCGGCGGGCTTCCGTCGCAGAAGCAGATCGAGGTGGTGCGCCGCATCGCCAACATGGAGCGGGCCAACCCCGAGATCATCCGCGAGGTGGAAGGCGGGCTGGAGTCGCGGCTCGCCAGCATGCTGGGCCAGGCCTCGGACAAGGTGGGGGGCATCCCCACCGTGGCCGAGGTGCTCAACCTCTGCGACCGCGCCACCGAGAAGTCCATCATGGAGGGCATCGAAACGGAGGATCCGGAACTGGTGGAGGAGATCCGCCGCCTGATGTTCGTCTTCGAGGACATCCTGATGGTCAACGACAAGGGCATCCAGACCGTCCTCAAGGAGGTGGACAACGACGAACTGGCCCTGGCCCTCAAGACGGCGAGCGAGGAGCTCAGGCAGAAGGTGTTCGCCAACATGTCATCCCGCGCGGCGGACCTGATCCGCGAGGAAATGGAGTACATGGGCCCCGTCCGCGTGAGCGACGTGGAGGCGGCGCAGCAGCGCATCGTGGACATCGTGCGCCGGCTCGAGGATTCCGGCGACATCATCATCGCCGGGCGCGGCGGCGAGAAGGATCTGATCGTGTAA
- a CDS encoding tetratricopeptide repeat protein — MTIGQHQVVAATDAPSTESTARPSSVPPWSMLWQVPVALASVAVIVGAVLHARSRAPGHDFDGALGQVSSLAAEGRLDMAAQQLRDMVLPHLHEATGPQQAWAKALAGDLIWLAAQQRGVVSRDDCQLLHERYEEAEALKWSFTPVQVERWSVALVTLGDLAGARRRLSLLGEGISSSDHEAERDGVRVRVLRLLAKAALDRPGLGLEEQIQALHTYRAGATGAADIVWAIVRQAELRLEHGLARQAMDRLQVDLRRAESQIEAEAVPLGEVFATLARGYLELGDTDFAESQVAQSLAVLNASDPARMGALVTLGRIRVARGAHEEALESFTEAAEIDPAGDAWAAAMLGRADMLGVLGRHEEAQQAYRRLAEGMSKRSFGWGITVDVAAERLNDRHDAALATRQFDVALAYIEIASAFFAADRVPEPVLRRLASTNRVLADGWMARSMDEAGEVIDQSARIEAGKTYRRAAQAFLARAKHLHASPTQEAAWAESIWQAADCFDLAGHHEEAIRQFETFVRSRSEEDPRWLDATWRLARCRQAVGDLRGAAALYEEIIRSNPTSLVAARSHVPLAACYVGLGTPSLAEQQLLRVISGGEPLRPAASDYQDALAALGALYHETGEYARAIEMLEKAVGYAGEGARLAEVRFRLADSYRLGARRLAETASTGQAGGERSADAVAAGALASRTVMRREHLARAAQLFEQVIESSEAVGAPRLGETGRVQLRLAHLYVADCAYELDDYQRAIELYDRAAQRYADHPSSVTALIQIVNAYMRLGDRVRALAAHNRVLHKLEQMPESVLAGDEAVLDEAAWRSWLELVPPGGARRAGVNEP, encoded by the coding sequence TTGACGATCGGTCAGCACCAGGTTGTCGCCGCGACGGACGCGCCTTCCACGGAATCGACGGCGCGGCCATCATCCGTTCCGCCTTGGTCGATGTTGTGGCAGGTGCCGGTGGCGCTGGCGAGCGTGGCGGTGATCGTGGGCGCGGTGCTCCACGCCAGGAGCCGGGCGCCGGGACACGACTTCGACGGCGCGCTGGGTCAGGTTTCCTCGCTCGCGGCGGAAGGCCGGCTCGACATGGCGGCTCAGCAGCTGCGCGACATGGTGCTGCCCCATCTTCACGAGGCGACCGGGCCGCAGCAGGCATGGGCGAAGGCCTTGGCGGGCGATCTCATCTGGCTGGCGGCGCAGCAGCGGGGCGTGGTGTCACGCGATGATTGCCAGCTGCTTCACGAACGGTACGAAGAGGCCGAAGCCCTGAAGTGGTCGTTCACTCCGGTGCAGGTGGAACGATGGAGCGTCGCCCTCGTGACTTTGGGCGACCTCGCCGGGGCGCGGCGGAGACTGTCCTTGCTTGGTGAGGGGATCTCCTCCTCGGACCACGAGGCCGAACGTGATGGCGTGCGAGTCCGCGTGCTGCGCCTGTTGGCCAAAGCCGCGCTGGATCGACCCGGGCTGGGCCTTGAGGAGCAGATTCAGGCGCTGCATACGTATCGGGCCGGGGCGACCGGCGCCGCGGATATCGTGTGGGCGATCGTTCGCCAGGCGGAGCTGCGGCTGGAGCATGGGCTTGCCCGCCAGGCCATGGATCGCCTGCAGGTGGACCTTCGCCGGGCCGAATCGCAGATTGAGGCGGAAGCCGTTCCGTTGGGGGAGGTGTTCGCCACCCTCGCCCGCGGTTATCTTGAACTGGGCGACACGGACTTCGCGGAATCCCAGGTGGCGCAGTCGCTGGCGGTGCTGAATGCGAGCGATCCCGCGCGGATGGGCGCCCTGGTGACCTTGGGCCGCATCCGTGTCGCGCGCGGAGCGCACGAGGAAGCCCTGGAGTCGTTCACCGAGGCGGCTGAGATCGATCCCGCGGGAGACGCCTGGGCGGCGGCGATGCTCGGCCGCGCCGACATGCTCGGCGTGCTGGGCCGGCACGAAGAAGCCCAGCAGGCCTACCGGCGGCTGGCCGAGGGCATGTCGAAGCGATCGTTCGGATGGGGCATCACGGTCGACGTTGCGGCTGAGCGTCTCAACGATCGTCATGATGCGGCGCTGGCGACTCGGCAGTTTGACGTGGCGCTGGCGTACATTGAGATTGCTTCGGCGTTCTTCGCGGCGGATCGTGTGCCCGAGCCGGTGCTTCGCCGCCTCGCCTCCACCAACCGCGTGCTGGCGGATGGCTGGATGGCGAGGTCGATGGACGAAGCCGGAGAAGTGATCGACCAGTCGGCGCGGATCGAAGCGGGCAAGACGTACCGCCGGGCGGCCCAGGCTTTTCTGGCGCGGGCCAAGCATCTGCACGCCTCGCCGACTCAGGAGGCCGCCTGGGCGGAATCCATCTGGCAGGCGGCGGACTGCTTTGATCTGGCGGGGCACCATGAGGAGGCGATCCGCCAGTTCGAAACGTTTGTCCGTTCGCGGTCGGAGGAGGATCCTCGCTGGCTGGACGCAACCTGGCGTCTGGCGCGATGCCGCCAGGCCGTGGGTGATCTTCGCGGCGCGGCGGCGCTGTACGAGGAAATCATCCGGTCCAACCCGACGTCGCTGGTGGCGGCGCGCAGCCATGTGCCTCTGGCGGCGTGCTACGTGGGACTGGGCACGCCGTCGCTGGCGGAGCAGCAGTTGCTGCGCGTGATCTCCGGAGGTGAACCGCTTCGACCGGCGGCGTCGGACTATCAGGACGCACTGGCGGCTTTGGGTGCGCTGTATCACGAGACCGGCGAGTACGCGCGGGCCATTGAAATGCTGGAAAAGGCCGTGGGATACGCCGGTGAAGGCGCCCGGCTGGCGGAGGTTCGATTCCGGCTGGCCGACAGCTACCGGCTTGGGGCGCGGCGCCTGGCGGAAACCGCATCAACGGGTCAGGCGGGCGGTGAGCGGAGTGCGGATGCCGTCGCCGCGGGGGCGCTTGCCTCGCGCACCGTGATGCGGCGCGAACATCTCGCCCGGGCCGCTCAGTTGTTTGAGCAGGTGATCGAGTCATCCGAGGCGGTCGGCGCGCCCCGCCTGGGTGAGACCGGGCGCGTCCAGCTGCGACTGGCGCATCTCTACGTGGCCGACTGCGCCTACGAACTGGACGACTACCAGCGGGCCATCGAGTTGTACGACCGGGCGGCGCAGCGCTACGCGGATCACCCGTCATCGGTGACCGCGCTGATTCAGATCGTCAATGCGTACATGCGGCTGGGCGACCGGGTGAGGGCGCTCGCCGCTCACAACCGCGTGCTGCACAAACTGGAGCAGATGCCTGAGAGCGTCCTGGCTGGCGACGAGGCCGTGCTGGATGAAGCGGCGTGGCGGTCGTGGCTGGAACTGGTCCCGCCCGGCGGGGCGCGACGCGCAGGAGTCAACGAGCCATGA
- a CDS encoding sigma-54-dependent Fis family transcriptional regulator — MSRILIVDDKELMRDSVASILARKGHSVVVAPGARAALAKIAEKSPDVVVTDLQMPEMNGLDLLEQIRAQDEHLPVVFMTAYGTVETAVQAMKRGAFDYLTKPFSGDELVVAVDRAVEHGRLVRENQILRVAARGSGRDEPSSAVMIGSGARMAALRERLAMIADSHGTVLITGESGTGKEVAANWIHQHSPRADQPFLAINCAALSTSLLESELFGHEKGAFTGADKLRKGRFELADGGTLLLDEISEISPSIQAKLLRVLQERSFERVGSSTSKSVDVRLIATSNRCLPEEVRRGGFRDDLFFRLNVLPVEMPALRDRLEDVPELAAHFLGLVATREGRRPKRVPDSVIHLFQQYDWPGNVRELQNICERAAVLTSGDTIAPELVMPWLAGPRRDGAGTGVTPMAAPLSRSAIEAKPLPGDGGGTSRIESLAHQLVCDGELTLERIEREVIVATLEQNEGHRQRSAKALGIGVRTLGLKLKRWKELNLVSEAL, encoded by the coding sequence ATGAGTCGCATTCTCATCGTGGACGACAAGGAACTGATGCGCGACAGCGTGGCGTCGATCCTGGCGCGCAAGGGCCACTCCGTGGTCGTGGCGCCGGGCGCCAGGGCCGCCCTGGCGAAGATCGCCGAGAAGTCGCCCGACGTGGTCGTGACCGATCTGCAGATGCCGGAGATGAACGGGCTCGATCTGCTGGAGCAGATCCGCGCCCAGGACGAGCATCTGCCGGTGGTGTTCATGACCGCCTACGGCACGGTGGAGACGGCGGTGCAGGCCATGAAGCGCGGGGCGTTCGACTACCTCACCAAGCCCTTCAGCGGGGATGAACTGGTGGTGGCGGTGGACCGGGCCGTGGAGCACGGCCGTCTGGTCCGTGAAAACCAGATCCTGCGCGTCGCCGCCAGGGGATCGGGGCGCGATGAACCGTCGTCGGCGGTGATGATCGGCAGCGGCGCCCGCATGGCCGCCCTGCGCGAGCGGCTGGCGATGATCGCCGACAGCCACGGCACGGTGCTGATCACGGGCGAGTCGGGCACCGGCAAGGAAGTGGCGGCCAACTGGATTCACCAGCACAGCCCGCGTGCGGATCAGCCGTTCCTGGCGATCAACTGCGCCGCGCTCTCGACTTCGCTGCTGGAATCCGAACTGTTCGGCCATGAGAAGGGGGCCTTCACGGGCGCGGACAAGCTGCGCAAAGGCCGCTTCGAGCTGGCGGACGGCGGCACCCTGCTGCTCGATGAAATCAGCGAAATCTCGCCATCAATCCAGGCCAAGCTGCTGCGCGTGCTGCAGGAACGGTCCTTCGAGCGCGTCGGCTCCAGCACGAGCAAGAGCGTGGACGTGCGGCTGATCGCCACCTCCAACCGGTGTCTGCCTGAGGAGGTCCGCCGAGGCGGCTTCCGTGACGACCTGTTCTTCCGGCTCAACGTGCTGCCCGTGGAGATGCCGGCGCTGCGCGACCGGCTGGAGGACGTGCCCGAGCTGGCGGCGCACTTCCTGGGCCTGGTGGCGACGCGCGAGGGAAGGCGCCCCAAGCGCGTGCCCGACTCGGTGATTCACCTGTTCCAGCAGTACGACTGGCCCGGCAACGTGCGCGAGCTTCAGAACATCTGTGAGCGGGCCGCCGTGCTGACATCGGGCGACACGATTGCGCCCGAACTCGTCATGCCCTGGCTGGCGGGTCCGAGACGCGATGGTGCCGGCACGGGCGTGACCCCGATGGCGGCGCCGCTGTCACGGAGCGCCATCGAGGCCAAGCCGCTGCCCGGCGACGGCGGCGGAACCAGCCGCATCGAGTCGCTGGCGCATCAGCTCGTGTGCGACGGCGAGCTGACGCTGGAGCGCATCGAGCGCGAGGTGATCGTGGCCACGCTGGAGCAGAACGAAGGCCATCGTCAGCGCAGCGCCAAGGCGCTGGGCATCGGCGTCCGTACCCTGGGGCTGAAACTGAAGCGGTGGAAGGAGCTGAACCTGGTTTCGGAAGCGCTGTAG
- the fliE gene encoding flagellar hook-basal body complex protein FliE, whose protein sequence is MTDPLGIISHAGHTGLPRGLGAPGRSAAEQGPNFKDALLDELRRVDEMQKTADQAIDDLVTGRRDDLESVLIATQKADVAFRMLLQVRNKVMDAYEEVKQIRV, encoded by the coding sequence GTGACCGATCCGCTGGGAATCATCAGTCATGCTGGGCATACCGGGCTGCCGCGCGGCCTGGGGGCGCCGGGGCGCAGCGCCGCGGAGCAGGGGCCGAACTTCAAGGACGCCCTGCTGGACGAACTCCGCCGGGTGGATGAGATGCAGAAGACGGCGGATCAGGCCATCGATGACCTCGTGACGGGGCGGCGCGACGATCTTGAAAGCGTGCTCATCGCCACCCAGAAGGCCGATGTGGCCTTCCGCATGCTGCTGCAGGTGCGCAACAAGGTGATGGACGCCTACGAGGAAGTGAAGCAGATCCGGGTGTGA
- the fliJ gene encoding flagellar export protein FliJ, with product MVRRFRFPLDPLLRLRRRDEETAQRAVADLERQRRDLESALRDHQQRMESGRQSARDLLIGPVDLRTVRGQAQHSLHLMKRTNQIVLQLAGVHRRLEQARTVLTERRRDRRAIELLREKRLAEWRAEHRWSEQVVLDDLAACPERSSAVGKEREP from the coding sequence ATGGTCAGGCGATTCAGGTTTCCGCTCGATCCCCTGCTGCGGCTTCGGCGCCGCGACGAGGAGACCGCGCAGCGCGCCGTGGCGGACCTTGAGCGACAGCGGCGGGATCTGGAGTCCGCCCTGCGCGACCATCAGCAGCGGATGGAGTCAGGCCGCCAGTCCGCCCGCGACCTGCTGATCGGCCCGGTGGATCTGCGGACGGTTCGAGGTCAGGCGCAGCACTCACTGCACCTGATGAAAAGGACGAATCAGATCGTTCTGCAACTGGCGGGCGTGCATCGTCGGCTCGAGCAGGCACGCACCGTGCTGACGGAACGACGGCGCGACCGCCGGGCCATCGAACTCCTCCGTGAAAAGCGGCTGGCCGAGTGGCGGGCCGAGCACCGGTGGAGCGAGCAGGTGGTGCTGGATGACCTGGCGGCCTGCCCCGAGCGGTCCTCCGCGGTCGGCAAGGAGCGTGAACCATGA
- a CDS encoding flagellar hook-basal body complex protein: protein MASTTALFTGLSGLSANARRLDVIGNNIANVNTTAFKANRMMFAPTFSRTFSMGTAPAETTGGANPGQVGLGASIAGTQRNFNNGAISATGVASDVAIEGDGFFIVRNGTERFYTRAGAFQRNAANDLVTVNGSNVMGYGVDDQFRVVTSDLVNLNIPIGTLTVAEPTRNVVFNGNLNASGATATTGSIHTTRAFYTDAGLTTLLNTANFDLTVPGNDLYIDDGAGGSFLALEGGAGTVITVRGVEKGGKDLGTRSFAFSATAVSGVDDYGATLQDFMDFLDGVFGLNSTGVNGQDLGGSISFSNGQIVVTGNEGTAQDLNIETADLVATNAGNGISQPFVMSRTGSADGESVRTSFVVYDSLGTPLTVDLTLVLQQSTPGEGTTWMFLAESTDNNAIDRVLGIGLVTFDASGRLVSTSNDAFSLIRTNGAVSPLTVTMQFDDGANAISALTDQSSQLAAVFQDGSPIGTLSNFSIGENGVISGAFTNGLVRTLGQIALAKFTNPEGLVDVGNSLFAIGPNSGSPIVATPQQFGTGRLVSGALELSNVDLSLEFINMILTSTGYSAASRVITTTDELMQQLLRLGA from the coding sequence ATGGCATCCACCACCGCGCTCTTCACCGGTCTGTCGGGGCTGTCGGCCAATGCCCGCCGCCTCGACGTGATCGGCAACAACATCGCCAACGTCAACACCACCGCGTTCAAGGCGAACCGGATGATGTTCGCGCCGACCTTCAGTCGAACGTTCTCGATGGGCACCGCCCCGGCGGAAACCACGGGCGGCGCCAACCCGGGGCAGGTCGGGCTGGGGGCCAGCATCGCCGGCACGCAGCGCAACTTCAACAACGGGGCGATTTCCGCTACCGGCGTCGCCAGCGACGTGGCCATCGAGGGCGACGGCTTCTTCATCGTGCGCAACGGAACCGAACGGTTCTACACCCGCGCCGGGGCCTTTCAGCGCAACGCCGCCAACGACCTGGTCACGGTCAACGGGTCCAACGTCATGGGTTACGGCGTGGATGACCAGTTCCGCGTGGTCACCAGCGACCTGGTCAATCTCAACATTCCCATCGGCACGCTCACCGTGGCGGAGCCGACGCGGAACGTGGTGTTCAACGGCAATCTGAACGCCTCGGGCGCGACCGCCACCACCGGCTCGATCCACACCACCCGCGCCTTCTACACCGACGCCGGACTCACCACGCTGCTCAACACGGCCAACTTCGACCTCACCGTGCCCGGCAACGACCTGTACATCGATGACGGCGCCGGCGGATCGTTCCTCGCGCTCGAGGGCGGCGCCGGAACCGTCATCACGGTCCGCGGCGTGGAGAAGGGCGGCAAGGATCTGGGGACGCGGTCGTTCGCCTTCTCCGCCACCGCCGTAAGCGGCGTGGACGACTACGGCGCCACCCTGCAGGACTTCATGGACTTCCTCGACGGCGTCTTCGGCCTCAACAGCACCGGGGTGAACGGACAGGACCTGGGCGGCTCCATTTCCTTCTCCAACGGGCAGATCGTTGTCACCGGCAACGAGGGCACCGCGCAGGATCTGAACATCGAAACCGCCGACCTGGTCGCCACCAATGCCGGCAACGGCATCAGCCAGCCGTTCGTCATGTCGCGCACGGGCAGTGCGGACGGCGAATCGGTCCGCACCAGCTTCGTCGTGTACGACTCGCTCGGCACGCCGCTCACCGTGGACCTGACGCTGGTTCTGCAGCAGTCCACCCCCGGAGAGGGAACGACGTGGATGTTCCTGGCGGAGTCGACGGACAACAACGCCATCGACCGCGTGCTCGGCATCGGCCTGGTGACGTTCGACGCCAGCGGCCGTCTGGTTTCCACCAGCAACGACGCGTTCTCGCTGATCCGCACCAACGGCGCGGTCAGTCCGCTGACGGTGACGATGCAGTTCGACGACGGGGCCAACGCCATCAGCGCGCTGACTGATCAGAGCAGTCAGCTGGCGGCGGTCTTCCAGGACGGCTCGCCCATCGGCACGCTCAGCAACTTCTCCATCGGTGAGAACGGCGTCATCTCCGGCGCGTTCACCAACGGGCTGGTCCGCACCCTGGGTCAGATCGCCCTGGCGAAGTTCACGAATCCCGAGGGGCTGGTGGACGTGGGGAACAGTCTGTTCGCCATCGGACCCAACTCGGGGTCGCCGATCGTCGCCACGCCCCAGCAGTTCGGGACGGGGCGGCTGGTGTCGGGCGCGCTGGAGCTTTCCAATGTGGATCTGTCGCTTGAGTTCATCAACATGATTCTCACGTCGACGGGGTATTCCGCCGCCAGCCGGGTCATCACGACGACGGATGAACTGATGCAGCAGTTGCTGCGCCTGGGCGCGTGA